In a genomic window of Candidatus Bathyarchaeota archaeon:
- a CDS encoding methylmalonyl-CoA carboxyltransferase codes for MRKLRERAKLGGGKERIEKQHKQGKLTARERIDLLLDANSFVELDPFTVHRCTDFGMAKRKIPGDGVITGYGTINGRLVYVFSQDFTVVGGSLGEMFAEKVCKLMDLAMKTGAPVIGLNDSGGARIQEGVASLAGYGDIFFKNVIASGVIPQISAVMGPCAGGAVYSPAMTDFIIMVKDTSHMFITGPEVIKTVLGQEVDFEELGGALVHMQTSGVCHFMADNEQECIELIKKLLSYLPSNNMEDPPTEETGDDPNRTDDHLEEIVPDDPDKPYDTKNIITTVVDNGEFLEVHPLWAPNIVVGFARLNGRSIGIVANQPKYYAGTLDVNSSTKAARFIRFCDAFNIPIITFEDVPGFLPGIDQEHGGIIRHGSKLLFAYCEATVPKITVIIRKAYGGAYDVMGSKHSGADINYAWPSAEIAVMGPAGAINIIFRKDIAKAKDPQKRKKELTTEYREKFANPYIAAEKGYIDDVIEPSQTRPKLISALEMLVTKRESRPPKKHPNIPL; via the coding sequence ATGCGTAAGCTGCGAGAAAGAGCGAAGCTTGGAGGCGGAAAAGAACGGATAGAAAAACAACACAAACAAGGAAAGCTGACTGCAAGAGAAAGAATAGACCTGCTTCTGGACGCTAACAGCTTCGTAGAACTTGACCCCTTCACAGTTCATCGATGCACAGATTTTGGAATGGCTAAAAGAAAAATTCCGGGAGACGGCGTGATAACGGGATACGGGACAATCAACGGGCGCCTAGTCTACGTTTTCTCCCAAGACTTCACAGTGGTCGGCGGCTCTCTTGGAGAAATGTTTGCCGAAAAAGTTTGTAAGTTAATGGATTTAGCCATGAAAACAGGTGCGCCGGTGATAGGCTTGAATGACAGCGGCGGCGCAAGAATCCAAGAGGGAGTTGCAAGCCTCGCTGGTTACGGTGACATCTTCTTTAAAAATGTAATAGCCTCGGGTGTTATTCCCCAGATTTCTGCTGTTATGGGGCCTTGTGCAGGTGGAGCAGTTTACTCGCCAGCCATGACCGATTTCATCATCATGGTTAAGGATACGAGTCACATGTTTATCACTGGACCTGAAGTTATCAAAACCGTCTTGGGACAAGAAGTTGATTTTGAAGAGTTGGGTGGCGCTCTAGTCCACATGCAGACTAGCGGCGTTTGTCATTTTATGGCTGACAACGAGCAAGAATGCATTGAACTCATTAAAAAGCTTCTCAGCTACCTGCCCTCTAACAACATGGAGGACCCGCCTACTGAAGAAACTGGCGATGACCCAAACCGCACCGACGATCATCTAGAGGAAATTGTGCCAGACGACCCAGACAAGCCATACGACACGAAGAACATAATCACTACAGTGGTGGACAACGGGGAATTCTTAGAAGTCCATCCCCTCTGGGCACCAAACATAGTAGTAGGATTCGCAAGATTAAACGGGCGTTCAATAGGAATCGTGGCAAACCAGCCAAAATATTACGCAGGCACCCTAGACGTAAACTCTTCAACAAAAGCAGCACGTTTCATAAGGTTCTGCGACGCCTTCAACATCCCCATAATCACCTTTGAAGATGTCCCAGGCTTTCTACCAGGCATAGACCAAGAACACGGCGGAATAATACGCCACGGCTCGAAACTTCTCTTTGCTTATTGCGAAGCCACTGTACCAAAAATCACTGTCATAATCCGCAAAGCTTACGGGGGAGCATACGACGTCATGGGAAGTAAGCACTCTGGCGCAGACATAAACTATGCTTGGCCATCCGCAGAAATCGCCGTCATGGGTCCAGCCGGAGCAATCAACATCATTTTCCGAAAGGACATTGCAAAAGCAAAAGACCCGCAAAAGAGGAAAAAAGAGTTGACGACTGAGTACCGTGAAAAATTTGCAAACCCTTACATTGCTGCGGAGAAAGGCTACATTGACGACGTCATTGAACCATCACAAA
- the cysS gene encoding cysteine--tRNA ligase → MLMLRFYNTMTRKKEVFEPIEEGKVRLYSCGLTVYDYAHIGNLRAYVFVDLLRRWLEYQGFNVKHVMNITDVDDKTIRGMQKESISLKQYTQRYIDAFFEDLQVLNIKKAKIVPKATEHIDEMVRLVETLMEKGYGYRGEDGSIYYAISRFKNYGKLSKMKLKKLKAGARVKVDEYGKEQASDFTLWKAWDPDDDNVFWETKLGKGRPGWHIECSAMSMKYLGETLDIHTGGVDNIFPHHENEIAQSEAATGKKFVNYWLHNEHLLIKGERMGKSLRNFYTLRDLLRMGHNPFAVRYFLLSTHYRKQFSFTLESLEAAKNTLQRLYDFMERLEEVERREGGKEIKELTEKARKDFENVMDYDLDISKALATVFNLVKEVNILIDQGRIDRAGAEQARNLMIDFDKVLGIFGDFWKRKEEKLPKEVEELIRKREEARKAKDWKTADTIRDKLRMMGIILVDTPEGVKWKKERSND, encoded by the coding sequence ATACTGATGCTGCGATTCTACAATACAATGACCCGGAAGAAGGAGGTTTTCGAGCCTATTGAAGAAGGCAAAGTTCGCCTATATTCGTGTGGACTGACCGTATATGATTATGCACACATAGGCAATCTTAGGGCATATGTGTTTGTTGATCTCCTGAGGCGTTGGCTGGAATATCAAGGCTTCAACGTAAAGCATGTGATGAACATCACAGACGTGGATGACAAAACTATTCGAGGTATGCAGAAAGAAAGCATATCTCTTAAGCAATATACTCAACGATATATCGACGCGTTCTTTGAAGACTTGCAGGTGCTGAACATTAAGAAAGCTAAAATTGTTCCAAAAGCCACAGAGCACATAGACGAAATGGTTAGACTAGTTGAAACTTTGATGGAGAAAGGTTACGGTTATAGAGGCGAAGACGGATCAATTTACTATGCTATCTCGAGATTCAAGAATTACGGCAAATTATCTAAAATGAAACTAAAAAAACTCAAAGCTGGAGCAAGAGTCAAAGTTGACGAGTATGGAAAAGAGCAAGCAAGTGATTTCACTCTTTGGAAAGCATGGGACCCAGACGATGACAATGTATTCTGGGAAACAAAACTGGGCAAAGGCAGACCAGGATGGCATATTGAATGCTCTGCCATGTCGATGAAATATTTGGGTGAAACTTTGGATATTCACACAGGCGGAGTTGACAATATCTTTCCACACCACGAAAATGAAATCGCTCAAAGCGAGGCTGCGACTGGTAAAAAATTTGTTAATTATTGGCTGCATAATGAACACCTGCTTATTAAAGGCGAAAGAATGGGCAAATCACTTAGAAACTTCTATACATTGCGAGATTTACTCCGCATGGGGCACAATCCCTTTGCTGTAAGATACTTTTTACTATCAACACATTACAGGAAACAATTCAGCTTCACTTTGGAAAGCTTGGAAGCAGCTAAAAATACCTTGCAGCGACTCTACGACTTCATGGAAAGACTCGAGGAAGTCGAACGCAGAGAAGGCGGCAAAGAAATCAAAGAACTAACCGAAAAAGCAAGAAAAGATTTTGAAAACGTGATGGACTACGACTTGGACATAAGCAAAGCTCTTGCAACTGTATTTAATCTCGTAAAAGAAGTAAACATACTAATCGATCAAGGGAGAATAGATCGAGCGGGAGCAGAGCAAGCAAGAAATTTGATGATTGACTTTGATAAAGTCTTAGGTATTTTCGGTGATTTTTGGAAACGAAAAGAAGAAAAATTGCCCAAGGAAGTTGAAGAGTTAATTAGGAAGAGAGAGGAAGCGAGGAAAGCTAAGGACTGGAAAACCGCCGACACTATCCGGGATAAGCTACGAATGATGGGTATAATTCTAGTGGATACACCTGAAGGAGTAAAATGGAAAAAAGAACGTAGCAATGACTAA